A window of Rufibacter sp. LB8 contains these coding sequences:
- a CDS encoding carboxymuconolactone decarboxylase family protein encodes MSQVKEFNDYRTRMNEKIMAADNKVIKRFFNLDTNAYAEGAVDVKTKEMLGLACSMVLRCDDCIKYHLGKCFECGLTDEEIYEVFSIANLIGGSIVIPHFRRAVEYWEELKTEQQG; translated from the coding sequence ATGAGCCAAGTAAAAGAATTCAACGACTACCGCACCCGCATGAACGAAAAGATCATGGCCGCGGATAATAAAGTAATCAAGCGCTTCTTCAACCTAGACACCAACGCGTACGCTGAGGGTGCCGTGGACGTAAAAACCAAGGAAATGCTGGGCCTGGCCTGCTCCATGGTCTTACGCTGCGATGACTGTATCAAATACCACCTGGGCAAATGCTTTGAGTGCGGATTAACCGATGAGGAAATCTATGAAGTCTTCTCCATCGCCAACTTAATTGGTGGTTCCATTGTGATTCCGCACTTCCGGAGAGCCGTGGAATATTGGGAAGAACTAAAGACCGAGCAACAAGGTTAA
- the gldJ gene encoding gliding motility lipoprotein GldJ, producing MRLSKQLTYVVVAGALVFTSCSRDSRPTSRNPGDVSTATGIEYDDEEGGFAVADYSDVPEGPGLVFIEGGRTTLGSSEEDVAMTRDNIERTVTVASFYMDEAEVANLHWLEYLHYVRKDSSEEVYTKALPDTTVWERELSFNDPYVNYYLRYPGFRYYPVVGVSWQQAQDYCVWRTAMVNKGLAAQYDGDLAEGATPPIESGAILPNYRLPTEAEWEYAAQALIGTQLDEEENQQNKRIYPWDGHQVRNPYGKGQGQFLANFKRGRGDYAGIAGSLNDGAMITEYVYAYPPNDFGLYNMAGNVNEWVQDVYRPLSFQDVEDLNPVRRNGVQDDSSLYDVAGFQSLITNTVRVYKGGSWKDVAYWLSPGTRRFMEQDSATSTIGFRCAMINTGSNK from the coding sequence ATGAGACTATCTAAACAACTAACGTACGTGGTAGTGGCAGGCGCACTTGTCTTTACCTCCTGTTCAAGGGATAGCAGACCTACCAGCCGGAACCCCGGTGATGTAAGTACCGCCACTGGAATTGAGTATGATGATGAGGAGGGCGGGTTTGCCGTGGCAGACTACAGTGACGTGCCAGAAGGCCCAGGCTTGGTGTTCATTGAAGGCGGAAGAACCACGCTTGGTTCTTCTGAGGAAGATGTGGCCATGACCCGTGACAACATTGAGCGTACCGTTACTGTTGCTTCTTTTTACATGGATGAGGCTGAAGTAGCCAACCTGCACTGGTTAGAGTACCTGCACTATGTGCGCAAAGACTCTTCTGAGGAAGTGTACACCAAAGCCTTGCCAGACACCACGGTGTGGGAGCGTGAGCTTTCGTTCAATGACCCGTACGTGAATTATTACCTGCGGTACCCTGGCTTCAGATACTACCCGGTAGTAGGTGTGAGCTGGCAGCAAGCCCAGGATTACTGCGTGTGGCGTACCGCCATGGTGAACAAAGGCCTGGCTGCCCAGTATGACGGTGATTTAGCCGAAGGTGCTACGCCTCCCATTGAGTCTGGCGCCATTCTGCCCAACTACCGTCTCCCCACAGAGGCTGAGTGGGAATATGCTGCCCAGGCCCTTATTGGAACCCAGTTAGACGAGGAAGAAAACCAGCAGAACAAGCGTATCTACCCATGGGACGGCCACCAGGTGCGTAACCCGTATGGTAAAGGTCAAGGACAGTTTTTGGCTAACTTCAAGCGTGGCCGTGGTGACTATGCCGGTATTGCTGGTTCTTTGAATGATGGTGCTATGATCACGGAGTATGTGTATGCGTACCCACCAAATGATTTTGGTCTGTACAATATGGCCGGTAACGTGAACGAGTGGGTGCAAGATGTGTACCGTCCGCTTTCATTCCAGGATGTGGAAGACTTGAACCCGGTTAGAAGAAACGGCGTACAAGATGACTCTTCGTTATATGATGTGGCTGGTTTCCAGTCTCTGATCACCAACACTGTGCGTGTGTACAAAGGCGGTTCCTGGAAAGACGTAGCCTACTGGTTATCCCCGGGAACGCGTAGATTTATGGAACAGGATTCTGCTACCTCTACCATCGGTTTCCGTTGCGCTATGATCAACACTGGTTCCAACAAATAA
- a CDS encoding acyltransferase family protein, with product MQSPPDSTTNPSPPLPAPAAASRLLSLDVFRGITVLAMILVNNPGNWGKIYAPLKHAAWHGCTPTDLVFPFFLFIVGVSIAYALSGKKLDPASHSKTLLRIVRRGLTLFALGLFLALFPTFDFETVRIPGVLQRIGVVFIIAAAIFLKTTRRTQIILGAVFLVGYWLLLMFAPVPGIGQANLQPTTNLAAWVDNALLPGHLWKYAKVWDPEGILSTLPAVVSAMIGVLVGQWLKRKDEPGNKIAWLMVWGVLLTMAGLVWDLHFPINKSLWTSSYVLYTGGLAMLGLGLCYWLIDVKGYRRFTTPFLVYGVNAITVFFLSGLIPRIMGMIKVSTPAGEVDSKTWLYESFYTTWLSPYNASLAWALTWILFWMLILYIMYRKNIIIKV from the coding sequence GTGCAATCTCCTCCTGACTCAACTACCAATCCTAGTCCTCCTTTACCGGCACCTGCTGCCGCCTCCCGTCTGTTATCTTTGGATGTGTTCAGGGGTATCACGGTGCTGGCCATGATCTTGGTGAACAACCCGGGCAACTGGGGCAAAATCTATGCGCCGCTCAAACACGCGGCCTGGCATGGGTGCACGCCCACTGACCTGGTTTTTCCGTTTTTCCTTTTTATAGTAGGAGTTTCCATTGCCTATGCCTTGTCTGGCAAGAAACTGGACCCGGCTTCGCATTCTAAGACCTTGCTCCGGATTGTGCGCCGGGGCCTCACCTTGTTTGCCCTGGGTTTGTTTCTGGCCTTGTTCCCCACGTTTGACTTTGAGACCGTGCGCATACCGGGCGTGCTCCAGCGTATTGGGGTAGTGTTTATCATAGCGGCGGCCATCTTCCTGAAAACAACACGTAGAACACAAATCATTCTGGGCGCGGTGTTTCTGGTAGGCTATTGGCTGCTGCTCATGTTTGCCCCGGTGCCGGGCATAGGGCAGGCCAACCTGCAGCCTACTACCAATCTGGCGGCCTGGGTAGACAACGCCTTGCTGCCGGGTCACCTCTGGAAATACGCTAAAGTCTGGGACCCCGAAGGCATTTTGAGCACGTTGCCCGCGGTAGTGAGTGCCATGATAGGGGTGCTGGTAGGCCAATGGCTCAAGCGGAAAGACGAACCGGGAAACAAAATTGCCTGGCTCATGGTCTGGGGCGTACTCTTAACAATGGCCGGCTTGGTGTGGGACCTGCATTTCCCTATCAATAAAAGCCTTTGGACCAGCTCATATGTGTTGTACACCGGCGGGTTGGCCATGCTGGGCCTGGGGCTCTGCTATTGGCTGATTGACGTGAAAGGCTACCGCCGGTTCACCACGCCGTTTCTGGTGTATGGCGTAAATGCCATCACGGTGTTCTTTCTCTCGGGCCTTATCCCTAGAATCATGGGCATGATCAAGGTAAGCACGCCAGCTGGCGAAGTGGACAGCAAAACCTGGCTCTATGAATCGTTTTATACCACGTGGCTGTCGCCGTACAACGCATCACTGGCCTGGGCCCTCACCTGGATTCTCTTCTGGATGCTCATACTCTATATAATGTACCGCAAGAACATCATCATAAAAGTGTAA
- a CDS encoding PorP/SprF family type IX secretion system membrane protein, translated as MNFCLKKNYLQDTCLLTGWGHQLREFFLLGTFLLLSQMATAQDLSPTLPFAHRLFLNPAFTGLLSDYSVTLGHRSQWRGINQGYGTQWGSGEYRFKDSKNAAGATFLNDKAMGGGLQTVQAGATYAHHTRLRDNLNLSAGLTLGVGSQSPGSASLIFEDQLGPTGQVQQPTAETAIFERATYLTVGTGLLLFTDQFWVSLAGHGLNQPTLGTASDNSLPATFQMNTGYKFYVKNYFAQNSFQELSFLPVFSYTQQRAFKRLDAAFYAIMTPFTAGVYYTVLPGANNLASTSTISALAGVMHKGFKLGYGYRQSLAGSPVSLGPTHEITVSFEKVDYLKIFKKSGSDKNYNRIACPAF; from the coding sequence ATGAATTTCTGCCTAAAGAAGAATTACCTGCAAGATACGTGCCTCCTTACGGGGTGGGGCCACCAGCTGCGCGAGTTCTTTCTGCTGGGCACCTTTCTTCTATTAAGCCAAATGGCCACCGCGCAGGACCTTTCGCCCACGTTGCCCTTTGCCCACCGGCTTTTCCTTAACCCCGCCTTCACTGGTTTATTGTCTGATTACAGCGTTACCTTAGGACACCGGTCACAGTGGCGGGGCATTAACCAGGGCTACGGTACCCAGTGGGGCAGCGGCGAATACCGGTTCAAGGATAGCAAAAATGCCGCCGGGGCCACTTTCCTGAATGACAAAGCCATGGGGGGCGGTTTGCAAACGGTGCAGGCCGGCGCTACGTATGCGCACCACACCCGCTTACGTGATAACCTGAATTTGAGCGCTGGTCTTACCCTAGGAGTCGGCTCGCAAAGCCCGGGTTCTGCTTCCCTAATTTTTGAGGACCAGCTGGGCCCTACCGGGCAAGTACAACAACCCACGGCAGAAACCGCCATATTTGAGCGGGCTACTTACCTCACCGTGGGCACTGGTTTACTGCTGTTCACAGACCAGTTCTGGGTAAGTCTGGCAGGCCATGGTTTAAACCAACCCACATTAGGAACAGCATCTGACAATTCCTTGCCCGCCACTTTTCAAATGAACACCGGGTACAAATTCTATGTAAAGAACTATTTCGCGCAGAATTCTTTTCAGGAGCTCAGCTTTCTTCCGGTTTTTTCGTATACGCAGCAACGTGCGTTTAAACGCTTAGATGCGGCTTTTTATGCCATCATGACACCGTTTACCGCGGGCGTTTATTATACGGTGCTGCCTGGCGCAAATAATTTAGCTTCCACAAGTACCATAAGTGCACTGGCTGGCGTTATGCATAAGGGTTTCAAACTGGGCTACGGGTACCGGCAGTCATTGGCGGGGTCACCGGTTTCATTGGGGCCAACCCATGAAATCACGGTTTCTTTTGAGAAAGTGGACTATCTGAAAATCTTTAAAAAATCCGGTTCCGATAAAAATTACAATCGGATTGCTTGCCCTGCGTTCTAA
- a CDS encoding DinB family protein → MTSTDVLQNLTEYNAWANGRILKSLDRIAGDLPDYATLMFSHLLNAQAIWIARITGTKSPVTVLQKHSLPELHQLHAQTSPKLIELYANADQTELDRTIDYTNTQGKQYSTKVRDILTHAINHATYHRGQVARELRLAGHEPINSDYVTFVRIRYGQDMEL, encoded by the coding sequence ATGACCTCAACAGACGTATTGCAAAACCTCACAGAATATAACGCCTGGGCCAACGGCCGCATCTTGAAAAGCCTGGACCGCATTGCCGGTGACCTGCCAGATTACGCCACGCTTATGTTCAGCCACCTGCTCAACGCCCAGGCCATCTGGATTGCCCGCATCACCGGCACCAAAAGCCCCGTGACCGTTTTGCAGAAACACAGCCTGCCAGAACTGCACCAACTGCACGCCCAGACTTCGCCTAAACTGATTGAATTGTACGCCAACGCAGACCAGACCGAGCTGGACCGCACCATTGACTACACCAACACCCAAGGCAAGCAGTACTCCACCAAGGTGCGCGACATTCTTACCCACGCCATTAACCACGCCACCTACCACCGCGGGCAAGTTGCCAGAGAGTTGCGGCTGGCCGGCCATGAGCCTATCAACTCAGACTACGTGACCTTCGTGCGCATTCGGTACGGGCAAGACATGGAGCTGTAA
- a CDS encoding ComF family protein — MAQLSLGVKTLVQDFLALIYPEECRGCGGALAVSEEVICSHCRIKLPYTGFHLSPTDNALHKVFWGRVPVQLAVAYLLYQEKSRVQRLLHQLKYRGQEEIGEVLGKWMGNSLQENAAFIDIDVVVPVPLHKSKLSQRGYNQVTEFSNALANALQVVVAETALQKNKAVGTQTKKNRKDRWEAMRQLYAIRNAEAIKGKHVLLVDDVVTTGATLEACADLLLKNGARAVSVAAIAYTL, encoded by the coding sequence ATGGCGCAGCTATCTTTGGGAGTCAAGACCTTGGTGCAGGATTTTCTGGCACTCATTTATCCTGAGGAATGCCGTGGCTGCGGTGGTGCCTTGGCGGTAAGCGAAGAAGTGATTTGCAGCCACTGCCGCATTAAACTGCCGTATACCGGCTTCCATCTCTCCCCCACTGACAACGCCCTGCACAAAGTTTTCTGGGGACGCGTGCCCGTGCAACTGGCCGTGGCCTATCTGCTGTACCAGGAGAAAAGCCGCGTGCAACGCCTGCTGCACCAACTCAAATACCGCGGCCAGGAAGAAATTGGCGAAGTCCTGGGCAAATGGATGGGGAACAGCCTTCAAGAAAACGCAGCATTCATTGACATTGACGTGGTAGTGCCCGTGCCACTGCATAAAAGCAAACTCTCTCAGCGCGGCTATAACCAGGTCACAGAATTCTCCAACGCCCTGGCAAATGCCTTACAGGTAGTAGTAGCCGAAACCGCGCTCCAGAAAAACAAAGCCGTGGGTACCCAGACCAAGAAAAACCGGAAAGACCGTTGGGAAGCCATGCGCCAACTCTACGCCATCAGAAATGCGGAAGCCATCAAAGGCAAACACGTTTTGCTGGTAGACGATGTGGTGACCACCGGCGCCACTTTAGAAGCCTGCGCTGATCTGCTATTGAAGAATGGTGCCCGTGCCGTGAGTGTGGCGGCCATTGCCTATACCTTGTAG
- a CDS encoding DUF4382 domain-containing protein, protein MKKKVWWGMCLVATLGFASCSDADKEETGAARLEVRMTDAPGDYDEVNVDIRSVQIHREANDNGSGWTTLETIHPGVYNLLDFANGRDTLLASANLPAGRISQIRLILGENNTLKLKGDPTRRPLTTPSGQTSGIKLQINADLQPDVTYALLLDFDAAKSVVSRGNSGAYNLKPVIRTLTQALAGGIRGTVTPAAAKPGILVISAANDTIGGFADDAGKFLIKGVPAGTYKVQFSTSAPYVNKEVTNVVVTNDRITEIPAVTLN, encoded by the coding sequence ATGAAAAAGAAAGTATGGTGGGGAATGTGCCTGGTGGCCACCTTGGGATTTGCCTCCTGTTCAGATGCTGACAAAGAAGAAACCGGCGCCGCCCGCCTGGAAGTAAGAATGACCGATGCCCCCGGCGACTATGACGAAGTGAACGTGGACATCAGGTCAGTGCAGATTCACCGCGAGGCCAATGACAACGGCTCCGGCTGGACCACCCTGGAAACCATTCACCCCGGTGTGTATAACTTGCTGGACTTCGCCAATGGCCGCGACACGCTGTTGGCCTCTGCCAATTTACCGGCGGGCCGTATCTCGCAGATCAGACTTATTCTGGGCGAAAACAACACCTTGAAACTGAAAGGTGATCCCACCCGCCGCCCGTTGACCACGCCCAGCGGGCAGACCTCGGGCATTAAGCTACAGATCAACGCAGACCTGCAGCCAGACGTGACATATGCCCTGCTCCTGGACTTTGACGCCGCCAAATCTGTGGTGTCCCGCGGTAACAGCGGCGCTTATAACTTAAAACCCGTGATCAGAACGCTAACCCAAGCTCTGGCCGGCGGCATTAGAGGAACCGTCACGCCTGCCGCCGCCAAACCCGGTATTCTGGTGATTTCGGCGGCTAATGACACCATTGGCGGCTTTGCCGATGATGCCGGTAAGTTTCTGATCAAAGGCGTGCCTGCCGGAACCTACAAAGTGCAGTTTTCCACCTCAGCCCCTTACGTGAACAAAGAAGTGACCAACGTGGTGGTGACCAATGACCGCATCACAGAGATTCCTGCGGTGACGCTAAACTAA
- a CDS encoding AsmA-like C-terminal region-containing protein — protein MRKVFIGLAVFLVVLVAAAALVPILFKDKIKARLDKEIARNINAQVLYETDNVSLSVFRTFPDLGLSIRDLTIVGKDSFARDTLAHLPDFALGLDIMSVISSDEIEIKSVNLVDPRIKLLVLKSGKANWDIFIPDSAATQETDTADFKMGIDNWTIKNGQLVYQDLSIPFGVAAYNVEHTGSGDLAKDIFDMKTNTQAERFTVTYGGMNYLENKKLDADVTLAMDLANSKYTFKDNTFKLNDFVMGMAGSIAMPTQDIALDLTFKALETDFKNIFSLVPGVFTDKFKDVKTDGKVAFNGYVKGIFNETTMPGFGVDLNITEGTFQYPDLPQAAKNINVAMSIKNADGNIDHTQINIKKLHLDLGKNPIDGQVLIDGFSPMTVDGNLKAKIDLAEITKVFPVEGTTLRGLLDVNAQAKGVYFEKHMPVMTATLNLSNGYVKSTSFPAPLEQVNLSSTVVNRTGNAADTDINISRFKMLLDKEPLEGRAAIKNLAQPQFDVVVNGVLDLTKLTKIFPLEGTTLSGRITGNIAAKGKMTDVDAGRYGNVIASGAMKVQQLAYKSTDLPQGMRITNAAATFNNDKIALQSMNGFLGASDVQMDGTITNYMGYMFSENQPLRGNFNLRSSNFNVNEWMVDEHTGAAVPVSTKEAQGVVQIPANLEVVLNTKAGTVVYDNMKLQNLAGRVTLKDQIAKLEDVSFNTLGGQFSTTGSYDSRDLIHPKFSFGLDIKNLDFQNSFNTFNTIQNLAPIAKLLKGQFSTKFNITGELGADMMPVMSTVTGKGVIEVVEALVSNIPALAKISQVTNLKDVQNFTIKNRNFAAEILSGNLVVKPFDFSVGDIKMTVGGTNNLSGKIDYVVAMDVPSGKVGNALATKLTSLSGVQNINSLERVTLQLGVTGAYNSPAVALKGSSLKAEASSLVKQVVTSKLEGVKDKLKINAPTNTDSLKAEALKKQQELELKARQELEKKRQEAEQKLRDGAKNQLDKLFNKKKPAAPVTPPDTTKQQ, from the coding sequence ATGAGAAAAGTATTTATTGGCCTGGCCGTTTTCTTAGTGGTGCTGGTGGCCGCCGCGGCCTTGGTACCCATTTTGTTCAAAGATAAAATCAAAGCGCGGTTAGATAAAGAAATAGCCCGTAATATCAATGCCCAGGTGCTATACGAGACAGATAACGTAAGTCTGTCGGTTTTCCGCACATTTCCAGATTTGGGTTTGTCTATTAGAGACCTCACCATTGTGGGCAAAGACTCTTTTGCCCGTGACACGCTGGCCCATCTGCCAGATTTCGCGCTGGGCCTGGATATTATGAGTGTGATCTCCAGCGATGAAATAGAAATCAAATCAGTGAACCTGGTGGACCCGCGCATTAAACTGCTAGTGCTCAAAAGCGGAAAAGCCAACTGGGACATCTTCATTCCAGACTCAGCCGCCACCCAGGAAACAGACACCGCCGACTTTAAGATGGGCATTGACAACTGGACCATCAAGAACGGGCAGTTGGTGTACCAAGACCTGAGCATTCCCTTCGGTGTGGCCGCTTATAATGTGGAGCATACCGGCAGCGGCGATTTAGCCAAAGACATTTTTGACATGAAAACCAACACGCAGGCTGAGCGCTTTACCGTAACTTACGGCGGCATGAACTACCTGGAGAACAAGAAACTGGATGCTGACGTGACCCTGGCCATGGATTTAGCCAACAGCAAATACACCTTCAAAGACAATACTTTCAAGCTCAATGATTTTGTGATGGGCATGGCCGGTTCTATTGCCATGCCAACCCAAGACATTGCCCTGGACCTCACCTTCAAAGCCCTGGAAACTGATTTCAAAAACATTTTCTCCCTGGTGCCCGGCGTGTTCACAGACAAATTCAAAGACGTGAAGACCGATGGCAAAGTGGCGTTCAACGGTTACGTGAAAGGCATTTTCAATGAAACCACCATGCCAGGCTTCGGGGTAGATTTAAATATTACCGAAGGCACGTTCCAATACCCAGATCTGCCGCAGGCCGCCAAAAACATCAACGTGGCCATGTCTATCAAAAACGCTGATGGTAACATTGACCACACCCAAATCAACATCAAGAAACTACATCTTGACTTAGGCAAGAACCCCATTGACGGCCAGGTGCTGATTGACGGCTTCTCGCCCATGACTGTAGATGGTAACCTGAAAGCTAAGATTGACTTGGCGGAAATCACTAAAGTATTCCCCGTGGAAGGAACTACGCTGCGCGGTTTGTTGGATGTGAATGCCCAGGCCAAAGGCGTGTACTTTGAGAAACACATGCCCGTCATGACCGCTACCTTGAACCTGAGCAACGGCTACGTGAAATCCACGTCGTTCCCGGCGCCGCTGGAGCAGGTGAACCTTTCTTCTACCGTAGTCAACCGCACCGGCAACGCCGCCGACACAGATATCAACATCTCCAGGTTCAAAATGCTGCTGGACAAAGAACCTTTGGAAGGCAGAGCAGCTATCAAGAACCTGGCGCAGCCGCAGTTTGACGTAGTGGTGAACGGCGTGCTGGATTTGACAAAACTGACCAAGATTTTCCCGCTGGAGGGCACCACGCTCAGCGGAAGAATCACCGGCAACATAGCTGCCAAAGGCAAAATGACCGATGTGGATGCTGGTCGCTACGGCAACGTAATCGCTAGTGGTGCTATGAAGGTGCAACAGCTTGCCTACAAAAGCACAGACTTGCCGCAGGGCATGCGCATCACCAATGCGGCTGCCACGTTCAACAATGATAAGATTGCCCTGCAAAGCATGAACGGGTTCTTGGGGGCCAGTGACGTGCAGATGGATGGTACCATCACCAATTACATGGGCTACATGTTCTCTGAGAATCAGCCGTTGCGCGGGAATTTCAACCTACGCTCCTCTAATTTCAACGTGAACGAATGGATGGTAGATGAACACACCGGCGCCGCGGTCCCCGTTTCTACCAAAGAGGCGCAGGGTGTGGTGCAGATTCCGGCCAACCTGGAAGTTGTGTTGAATACCAAAGCCGGAACGGTGGTGTATGACAACATGAAACTGCAGAACCTGGCCGGCCGCGTGACCTTAAAAGACCAGATTGCCAAGCTGGAAGATGTGTCGTTCAATACCTTGGGCGGGCAGTTTTCCACCACGGGCAGCTATGACTCCAGAGACCTTATTCACCCTAAATTCTCGTTTGGGCTGGATATCAAGAACCTTGATTTTCAGAATTCCTTCAACACGTTCAACACCATTCAGAACCTGGCGCCTATTGCCAAGCTGTTGAAAGGGCAGTTTTCCACCAAGTTCAACATTACCGGTGAACTGGGCGCCGACATGATGCCTGTGATGAGCACCGTAACCGGAAAAGGTGTGATTGAGGTGGTAGAGGCGTTGGTGAGCAACATTCCGGCCCTGGCCAAAATCAGCCAAGTGACCAACCTCAAAGACGTGCAGAACTTCACTATCAAGAACCGGAACTTCGCGGCGGAAATTCTGAGCGGAAACCTGGTGGTGAAACCGTTTGACTTTAGCGTAGGCGATATCAAAATGACCGTGGGCGGTACCAATAACCTGAGCGGCAAGATTGACTACGTGGTGGCCATGGATGTACCTTCTGGCAAAGTGGGCAATGCGCTGGCCACCAAACTCACCAGCTTGTCTGGGGTGCAGAACATCAACAGCCTGGAGCGCGTGACCTTGCAACTAGGCGTGACCGGGGCATACAACAGCCCGGCGGTAGCACTCAAAGGCAGCAGTTTAAAGGCTGAGGCCAGTTCTCTGGTGAAACAGGTGGTAACCAGCAAGCTGGAAGGCGTGAAAGACAAACTCAAGATCAACGCGCCCACCAATACAGACAGCCTCAAAGCCGAAGCCCTCAAAAAGCAGCAGGAACTAGAGCTCAAGGCCCGTCAGGAACTGGAGAAAAAACGCCAGGAGGCTGAACAGAAACTGCGCGACGGTGCTAAAAACCAACTGGACAAACTCTTCAACAAAAAGAAACCAGCCGCACCTGTCACGCCGCCAGACACTACCAAGCAGCAGTAA
- a CDS encoding diacylglycerol kinase: MQPRKPTFLRQRLNSFGYAGQGLAAAFQSEVNFRWHVLSAGLAVALGFYVGLNRWEWVAIAGAIGLVWMAELFNTALEVVVNLVSPERHPLAGKAKDIAAAAVLMAAVTAATVGLLVFWPYAVHFIENWDKHSF, from the coding sequence ATGCAACCCAGAAAACCCACGTTTCTCAGGCAAAGACTCAACAGCTTCGGGTATGCGGGGCAGGGTTTGGCGGCGGCGTTCCAGTCTGAGGTCAACTTTCGGTGGCACGTGTTGTCGGCGGGGCTGGCAGTGGCCTTGGGGTTTTATGTTGGGTTAAACCGATGGGAGTGGGTGGCCATTGCCGGCGCCATTGGTTTGGTCTGGATGGCCGAACTTTTCAACACGGCCCTGGAAGTGGTAGTGAATTTGGTTTCGCCGGAGAGACACCCGCTGGCGGGCAAAGCCAAAGACATTGCGGCGGCGGCGGTGCTCATGGCGGCGGTCACGGCGGCGACGGTGGGACTGCTGGTTTTCTGGCCGTATGCCGTGCATTTCATTGAAAACTGGGATAAACATTCTTTCTGA